The following proteins are co-located in the Pan troglodytes isolate AG18354 chromosome 5, NHGRI_mPanTro3-v2.0_pri, whole genome shotgun sequence genome:
- the SUMO4 gene encoding small ubiquitin-related modifier 4, which yields MANEKPTEEVKTENKNHINLKVAGQDGSVVQFKIKRQTPLSKLMKAYCEPRGLSVKQIRFRFGGQPISGTDTPAQLEMEDEDTIDVFQQPTGGVY from the coding sequence ATGGCCAACGAAAAGCCCACAGAAGAAGTCAAGACTGAGAACAAGAATCATATTAATTTGAAGGTGGCGGGACAGGATGGTTCTGTGGTGCAGTTTAAGATTAAGAGGCAGACACCACTTAGTAAACTAATGAAAGCCTACTGTGAACCACGGGGATTGTCAGTGAAGCAGATCAGATTCCGATTTGGTGGGCAACCAATCAGTGGAACAGACACACCTGCACAGTTGGAAATGGAAGATGAAGATACAATTGATGTGTTTCAACAGCCTACGGGAGGTGTCTACTGA